One genomic window of Bacteroides sp. includes the following:
- a CDS encoding ATP-dependent Clp protease ATP-binding subunit encodes MEAKFSPRVKDVITFSREEALRNGNDYIGIEHLLLGIIREGEGLAVKILSHLGIDLLKLKAIIENTIKGSSPKGRSIDNIPLIKQAERVLKITYLEAKLFNSEMIGTEHLLLSILKDTDNLATKTLNQQGVDYDLVKEEIQNWQGGNPEGDTRHDIRGDLSAGSDEDEGNEGTFGSSFKKTSDKSKTPVLDNFGRDLTRAAEENRLDPVVGRERELERIAQILSRRKKNNPILIGEPGVGKSAIAEGLALRIVQRKVSRALFNKRLVTLDIASLVAGTKYRGQFEERMKALLNELEKNPDVILFIDELHTIVGAGGASGSLDASNMFKPALARGELQCIGATTLDEYRQHIEKDGALERRFQKILIDPTSAEETIEILNNIKQKYEDHHLVTYSDEAIKACVHLTDRYVSDRCLPDKAIDALDEAGSRVHITNIKVPENIIEIEARIDEVRNEKTRAIKSQKYEMAAKLRDQERELGDKLEQEKRRWEEESQLHREIVSEQNVSEVVAMMTGVPVQRIALNESERLISMEKDLAKTVIGQDDAIEKVVRSIRRNRAGLKDPSKPIGSFIFLGPTGVGKTHLAKVLSRHLFDSDDALVRIDMSEYMEKFAVSRLIGAPPGYVGYEEGGQLTEKIRRKPYSVVLLDEIEKAHPDVFHLLLQVLDDGLLTDSLGRKIDFKNTIIIMTSNIGSRQLKDFGMGVGFSTSAKQAASSDYAQSVIENALKKAFAPEFLNRVDDVVIFDSLKKEHIFKIIDIELSKLYKRIEDLGYKVELSLEAKEFIADKGWDAAFGARPLKRAIQKYLEDPLAEEIIKARVKEGQVIFIDFDKEAQEIHIEPRKSETKKDKPAAKE; translated from the coding sequence ATGGAAGCGAAATTTTCACCAAGAGTAAAGGATGTAATCACCTTCAGTCGTGAAGAAGCCTTGCGCAACGGCAACGACTACATTGGGATTGAACATCTTCTTCTCGGTATTATCCGGGAAGGTGAAGGCTTGGCTGTAAAGATATTATCCCACCTTGGCATCGACCTGTTGAAACTGAAAGCCATCATTGAGAATACCATCAAAGGCAGCTCTCCCAAAGGACGCAGCATTGATAATATTCCACTGATTAAGCAGGCCGAGCGGGTTTTAAAGATTACTTATCTTGAGGCCAAACTTTTTAACAGCGAAATGATCGGGACTGAGCATCTTCTGCTTAGCATTCTGAAAGACACTGACAACCTGGCCACTAAAACCCTGAACCAGCAAGGCGTTGATTATGATCTGGTCAAGGAAGAGATCCAGAACTGGCAAGGAGGCAACCCTGAAGGAGATACGAGGCATGATATCCGCGGAGACCTTTCGGCCGGCAGTGATGAGGATGAAGGCAACGAAGGGACCTTTGGAAGTTCTTTTAAAAAGACCAGCGATAAATCGAAAACACCGGTGCTTGACAACTTTGGTCGTGACCTTACCCGTGCCGCCGAAGAAAATCGCCTGGATCCGGTAGTGGGAAGGGAAAGGGAGCTGGAGCGAATTGCACAGATCCTTTCGCGACGCAAAAAAAACAATCCCATCCTTATCGGGGAACCAGGCGTTGGGAAATCGGCCATTGCCGAAGGCCTTGCCCTCCGTATCGTTCAGCGTAAAGTATCCAGGGCCCTGTTCAACAAAAGGTTGGTAACCCTCGACATTGCCTCGCTGGTGGCCGGAACCAAATACAGGGGGCAGTTTGAGGAGCGCATGAAAGCCCTCCTCAACGAGCTGGAAAAAAACCCGGATGTAATCCTGTTTATTGACGAGTTACACACCATTGTGGGAGCCGGTGGCGCTTCAGGCTCACTGGATGCCAGCAATATGTTCAAACCAGCCCTTGCAAGAGGCGAATTGCAATGTATCGGAGCCACCACCCTCGATGAATATCGCCAGCACATTGAAAAAGATGGTGCACTTGAACGCCGTTTTCAGAAGATTTTGATCGATCCCACTTCAGCTGAGGAAACCATTGAAATCCTCAACAACATCAAACAGAAATACGAGGACCATCACCTGGTCACCTATTCTGATGAAGCCATCAAAGCTTGCGTTCATTTGACTGACCGTTATGTCAGCGACCGCTGCCTGCCTGACAAGGCCATTGATGCCCTCGATGAAGCAGGTTCGCGCGTTCATATCACCAACATAAAAGTTCCCGAGAACATCATTGAGATCGAGGCCAGGATAGATGAGGTGCGCAACGAGAAGACCCGGGCCATAAAAAGCCAGAAATATGAGATGGCCGCCAAATTGCGCGACCAGGAAAGGGAGCTTGGGGATAAACTGGAACAGGAAAAACGGCGCTGGGAGGAAGAATCGCAGCTCCACCGTGAGATTGTTTCCGAACAAAATGTTTCAGAGGTTGTGGCCATGATGACCGGGGTGCCGGTGCAACGAATCGCCCTTAACGAAAGCGAGCGACTCATCAGTATGGAGAAAGACCTCGCCAAAACCGTGATCGGACAGGATGATGCCATCGAAAAGGTGGTGCGTAGCATCCGACGAAACCGGGCAGGCCTGAAGGATCCCAGCAAGCCCATTGGCTCCTTTATTTTCCTCGGACCTACGGGTGTGGGAAAAACCCACCTTGCCAAAGTGCTTTCCAGGCATTTATTTGACTCTGACGATGCCCTGGTGCGCATTGACATGAGCGAATACATGGAGAAATTTGCCGTCAGCCGGCTTATCGGCGCACCTCCCGGATATGTGGGTTACGAAGAAGGCGGACAGTTAACCGAAAAGATCCGCAGGAAGCCTTATTCTGTAGTTTTATTGGATGAAATCGAAAAAGCGCACCCGGATGTTTTCCACCTGCTGCTGCAAGTGCTTGACGACGGCTTGCTTACCGATAGCCTGGGACGGAAAATCGACTTTAAGAATACCATCATCATTATGACCTCCAATATTGGCTCACGCCAGTTAAAGGATTTTGGTATGGGTGTTGGATTCAGTACCTCAGCCAAACAGGCAGCTTCCAGTGATTACGCCCAGAGTGTCATTGAGAACGCCCTGAAAAAAGCCTTTGCCCCTGAATTTCTCAACCGGGTGGATGATGTGGTCATTTTTGACTCGCTCAAAAAAGAGCACATATTCAAGATCATTGACATTGAGTTGAGCAAACTTTACAAGCGTATCGAAGATTTGGGGTACAAGGTTGAACTTTCACTTGAAGCCAAAGAATTTATTGCGGATAAAGGTTGGGATGCTGCCTTTGGTGCCCGCCCGCTTAAACGGGCTATCCAGAAATACCTGGAAGATCCCCT